TTCGACTTGGAAGAATACGGAATCAAAATGCAACGTACCGTTACTAAAGGCACCGGAATTCCTGTAAGTATTGGTTTTGCACCCACAAAAGCATTAGCAAAAGTGGCCAATAAAATCGCTAAAAAGTTTCCGGAGCGAACTCAAAGCGTCTACGTAATTGATTCGGAAGAAAAGAGAATCAAAGCGTTGAAATGGACCAAAATTGCAGATGTTTGGGGCATTGGACGACGCTATGCCAAACGGCTAGAATCACTCAATATCAAAACGGCTTATGCTTTTACGCAATTATCAGACGATTGGGTACGCAAAGAAATGTCGGTGGTAGGTCTACGATTAAAGCGTGAATTGGAAGGAAAACCGACCTTAGATTTAGAAGAAGCTTCCAATAAAAAAGCCATTGCTACCACGCGTTCTTTCGAAAAAACTTACAGTACTTTGGATCAAGTTTCAGAACGAGTAGCCACTTTTACAGCCCATTGTGCCGAAAAAATACGAAAACAACAAAGTCAGTGCAACCTAGTCATGGTCTTTGTAAAAACCAACGGATTTAATCCTGATGCACCACAATATTCCCGAAGTATTACCATTAAAACAGATTACCCAACCGATTCCACTATCGATCTCAACCGCTATGCACAAATAGGATTAAAAGCCATTTTTAAAGAAGGATATCAGTACAAAAAAGCAGGCGTAATTTGTATGGGGTTAACCCCAAATGCAACGGTGCAATTGTCCTTGTTTACCACTGCCAATCCAAAACACCAACCCTTAATGCGCGTGGTAGACCGACTCAATCATTCCATAGGAAAAACCGTAGTACGTTTTGCAACCCAATCTATTGGTAGACAATGGAAAATGAAACAAGAAAAACTATCCCAACGCTATACTACCAATATCAAAGAAGTAGTAGAAATTGAATTGTAAAACTAACTTATTAGGTTTATTCAAAAACAAAAAAACCTACTGTTTCCAGTAGGTTGATGATTAGAGCGCAAATAATTTAAAATCAACTCATCCCTATTTATACGATTCAAGCAAATACACAAACATTTTTCTCGCAGCAATTTTCTTCCGATATTGAGTGATAATGATTGGTTTATTAATTTTTTCAAATGATTTAGAGTACAATTCATTAGGATTTGAAAACGTATTTGAAAATGTAATAAAATAGGCATCATCCCCTTTTTTTAGTTTTTCTCGATAGTTATTTAACCAAGCGTAAGTATGGATATCCTCCAGTTTACCCAGCCCCACAAAACTTAAATGCAAGGGTTGAGCAATATAATTATCAATATGGGCCGCTGGAAACCATTTATTGTTGACTATAAATTTTGTAGTGGTCGTACCGTTCTTCAAATTTGCTTTATAAATAGTATTAAATTCTGATTTAAAATAATCCCATTGGTACATATCTAAAGTTACGTCTCCCTTACCTAAATTATCAGATTGTTTACTTCCAATAGTTCCTGGATAATTATTGATAATTACAATTCCAGAAAAAATAATTCCAACTGTAAGCAGCAATGAAGCATTTACCATTATTGGGAATTTATTTTTTTTATCTGAAGATATACTTAACACCATTGAAGTGATAAGAATCAAACTCACAAAAGCGGGACCGGACCAATGCGGTAATGTATCTCTAAAAAAGGAAATGAAAATCAGTATAAATACCAATGGCAAACTTGTTATAAGTAATAATCGTTTAATAGGCTGATCGATACTGTATTGATTCAAGTAGAGACCAATCAATGCAGATACAATCAAAATATAATTTAACGGATTATTATACAAAGCTCCTCCTAAAACTTCTCTGAAAAAACTATTAAAATTGAAACCTCTATCTAAAGTGACACGATTGCTATGAAAAGTATAGGTAATAAAATGGTTTTCGATATTCCAAATAAGAATTGGAGAAACTATCACTATTGAAATTAAAACAGACAGATAGAAGAACTTATTAAAAAGTAAAGTTCTTTTATAAAATAGCACATACATCGCAAACCCAATCCATAAAAATAAGCCATGAATTTTACTCATTATACACAAACCTGCGAAAAAACCGAAGAGAATTAATTTGTAATTCGTTTGATTAGAACTTTCAGTGACTATTTCAATCAATAAATAAATACAGATAATCCAAAAAAACAATTGGGGTGCATCAGGTAAAATAAATACTCCTGCAATAATACTAGTGTAAATTGAACTTGTAAATAACAATGTCGCTATAAATCCCGTAGTTTTGTTTTTTAATTTACAACCAATCACATACATCAAAAAGGTATTGATGGCAGCTAAAAGTATAGGGCCCAACCTAACAAAAAATGCATCGGTAAAAAATAGATTAAAAGTAGTTAAACGAATCAGCAAGGCAACCATTGGTGGATGATCAAAATAATTCCATTGCAAATGTTGAGCATAGGTCAAATAATATACCTCGTCATTCCCTAAATCAATTGAAGTAGCCAAAACTATTCGAATTAATGTAGCGATTACAATCAACCAAATGATTTTACTTTGTTTGAATATCATCCAGAAATTATTTAAAAGTGTACCAATTATTAGCTCCAAAATTCCATATAAAAACAATCAGGGTGATTATAATTTTGGAAAGATAAAAATTTGTTTTGGTGTAGGTTTGAAGTAAATAAAGCAATAGCATATTAATTCCAAAACCAATCAGCGCAATGAGTAAAAAGCTAGTAAATTGCGCCCCTATATTGGAGTCGGAATTTTGAAAAGTATACAGTCTATTAAGAATGTAATTATTGGAAACAGCCAAGATAAACCCCACTGAATTAGCAAAATATTTATTGAAATGGAGCTTTTCTTTTAAGAGCCAGGTAATAAAAAAATCGATAACTAGTCCGCTTGCACCAACTAATCCAAACTTTATAAATTTAATGTAAAACATCAATTGACGAGATTTGAGTTGGTAAAATCAGTTTGTTTTGTCAATTTGAATTTGTCTTGAATTCGTTTTACAAGATGAGCACCTTTACTTTCAAACCATATCACAGAAAAAGTGCCAAAAACTAGTCCAATAAGTCCTCCTACAAAAACATCAATTAAAAAATGATGTGCCAAATAAATTCTAGAATACCCTGCCAAAGCTGCAATTATAATGGAACTATAGCACACCCATTTTCTTTTACAATAAATAGAAAGTACTGTAAATAATGCAAAAACAGATGACGAATGCCCAGAAGGAAAACTATTAAATCCTACCCTACTATTTGAAAAAGTATCCAAATACAATTTGTAATTATGAAGTTTAAAATACAAACTAGGACGTGGTGCATGTATGATTACTTTGAAAAATTGGGCTAATAAGCCCGAACCCAAATAAGCTAAAAGTAAAATAAGAACAAGATTGCTGTGCTTCTTAAAAAAAATTAAAACCACTACACAAACTAACAATGTAAATACGCCATCACCCAAAAAAGTGATGCCATTGAAAATTAAATTTAATGTTTTAGTATGAAAGCTATTCAAAAATATAAATCCTTCAACTCGAGATACAAAACTTAAAAAAAGAGTGGTAATAATTATTATTAGTAAACTTAAACTATAAAAAAGTTTGTTCTGTCTAATTAGTCTATAAAATAAATTCATTTATTTAGCCTTTAATTTTATGTAAAATTAACCTCCTAATGAGACTCTTACATCAACTAAATATTATATAAAAGTGAACTTAAAATAATCTAAATATTAACTATGTAAAGTATTTATTAAATAAATTCGGATTCAGAAAAAAAACTATCAAGTATTATAATTTGAAATGTTTTTCTATGGCTCTAATCATTTTTCCGGCAATGTCTTTATTGGTTGCTC
This sequence is a window from Flavobacterium ammoniigenes. Protein-coding genes within it:
- a CDS encoding ArnT family glycosyltransferase, with protein sequence MIFKQSKIIWLIVIATLIRIVLATSIDLGNDEVYYLTYAQHLQWNYFDHPPMVALLIRLTTFNLFFTDAFFVRLGPILLAAINTFLMYVIGCKLKNKTTGFIATLLFTSSIYTSIIAGVFILPDAPQLFFWIICIYLLIEIVTESSNQTNYKLILFGFFAGLCIMSKIHGLFLWIGFAMYVLFYKRTLLFNKFFYLSVLISIVIVSPILIWNIENHFITYTFHSNRVTLDRGFNFNSFFREVLGGALYNNPLNYILIVSALIGLYLNQYSIDQPIKRLLLITSLPLVFILIFISFFRDTLPHWSGPAFVSLILITSMVLSISSDKKNKFPIMVNASLLLTVGIIFSGIVIINNYPGTIGSKQSDNLGKGDVTLDMYQWDYFKSEFNTIYKANLKNGTTTTKFIVNNKWFPAAHIDNYIAQPLHLSFVGLGKLEDIHTYAWLNNYREKLKKGDDAYFITFSNTFSNPNELYSKSFEKINKPIIITQYRKKIAARKMFVYLLESYK
- a CDS encoding GtrA family protein, translating into MFYIKFIKFGLVGASGLVIDFFITWLLKEKLHFNKYFANSVGFILAVSNNYILNRLYTFQNSDSNIGAQFTSFLLIALIGFGINMLLLYLLQTYTKTNFYLSKIIITLIVFIWNFGANNWYTFK
- a CDS encoding Y-family DNA polymerase produces the protein MFALVDCNNFYASCQRVFEPHLIGKPVVILSNNDGCVIARSNEAKALGIPMGAPAFQLESLFKKNQVHVYSSNYALYGDMSSRVMNLLTTFTPEIEVYSIDEAFLKFKGFELFDLEEYGIKMQRTVTKGTGIPVSIGFAPTKALAKVANKIAKKFPERTQSVYVIDSEEKRIKALKWTKIADVWGIGRRYAKRLESLNIKTAYAFTQLSDDWVRKEMSVVGLRLKRELEGKPTLDLEEASNKKAIATTRSFEKTYSTLDQVSERVATFTAHCAEKIRKQQSQCNLVMVFVKTNGFNPDAPQYSRSITIKTDYPTDSTIDLNRYAQIGLKAIFKEGYQYKKAGVICMGLTPNATVQLSLFTTANPKHQPLMRVVDRLNHSIGKTVVRFATQSIGRQWKMKQEKLSQRYTTNIKEVVEIEL
- a CDS encoding phosphatase PAP2 family protein, whose translation is MNSFHTKTLNLIFNGITFLGDGVFTLLVCVVVLIFFKKHSNLVLILLLAYLGSGLLAQFFKVIIHAPRPSLYFKLHNYKLYLDTFSNSRVGFNSFPSGHSSSVFALFTVLSIYCKRKWVCYSSIIIAALAGYSRIYLAHHFLIDVFVGGLIGLVFGTFSVIWFESKGAHLVKRIQDKFKLTKQTDFTNSNLVN